One genomic window of Actinoplanes lobatus includes the following:
- a CDS encoding response regulator, giving the protein MTRVVIADDQALVRTGFTMILASAGIEVAGHAGNGVEAIAATRSHRPDVVLMDIRMPEMDGLEATRRILADAPVTTEGEPIRVVILTTFDLDRYVYAALTAGASGFLLKDVTPDHLIHAVRLVRAGDALLAPAITRRLVERFVRVEPGHSALHRDMATLTPREREVLVMLAGGLSNPELAVALHLSEATVKTHITRILTKLQLRDRVQAVVAAYETGLVTPGGGSSGRV; this is encoded by the coding sequence ATGACCCGGGTGGTGATCGCCGACGACCAGGCGCTGGTACGGACCGGTTTCACGATGATCCTGGCGTCGGCCGGCATCGAGGTCGCCGGGCACGCCGGCAACGGTGTCGAGGCCATCGCCGCGACCCGCAGCCACCGGCCTGACGTGGTGCTCATGGACATCCGCATGCCGGAGATGGACGGCCTGGAGGCGACCCGCCGGATCCTGGCCGACGCGCCGGTCACCACCGAGGGCGAGCCGATCCGGGTGGTCATCCTCACCACCTTCGACCTCGACCGGTACGTCTACGCGGCCCTCACCGCCGGGGCCAGCGGATTCCTGCTCAAGGACGTCACGCCGGACCACCTGATCCACGCGGTCCGGCTGGTCCGCGCCGGGGACGCCCTGCTCGCCCCGGCGATCACCCGGCGGCTGGTCGAGCGGTTCGTGCGTGTCGAACCCGGCCACTCCGCCCTGCACCGTGACATGGCCACCCTCACCCCACGGGAGCGGGAGGTCCTGGTGATGCTGGCCGGTGGCCTGAGCAATCCGGAACTGGCCGTCGCGCTGCATCTGAGCGAGGCGACGGTGAAGACCCACATCACCCGGATCCTGACCAAGTTGCAGCTGCGGGACCGGGTGCAGGCGGTGGTCGCGGCCTACGAGACCGGGCTGGTGACCCCGGGTGGCGGTTCCTCGGGCCGCGTGTAG
- a CDS encoding ABC transporter ATP-binding protein, translating into MTDLIRLRAVSKRYERTGPPALDGVDLTVAEGEAVAVMGPSGSGKSTLLNLVAGLDRPTSGDVEVAGTSLTRLPEKALARFRRSGIGIVFQFFHLIDDLTARDNVLVPADLAGIGRRAARDRATELLETLGVAGRADAYPAQLSGGERQRVAIARALINRPPLLLADEPTGAVDAATGEQVAELLRELNRNGQTVLLVTHDADLAKRCATRTIEVRDGRVTA; encoded by the coding sequence ATGACCGATCTGATCCGCCTGCGCGCGGTGTCCAAGCGGTACGAGCGGACCGGCCCACCGGCGCTCGACGGCGTCGATCTGACCGTCGCCGAGGGTGAGGCGGTGGCCGTGATGGGACCGTCCGGCAGCGGCAAGTCGACGCTGCTCAACCTGGTCGCCGGGCTGGACCGGCCGACCTCCGGCGACGTCGAGGTGGCCGGTACGTCCCTGACCCGGCTGCCGGAGAAGGCGCTGGCCCGGTTCCGGCGGTCCGGGATCGGGATCGTGTTCCAGTTCTTCCATCTGATCGACGATCTGACCGCCCGGGACAACGTGCTGGTGCCCGCCGACCTGGCCGGCATCGGGCGGCGGGCGGCGCGGGACCGGGCCACCGAACTGCTGGAGACTCTCGGGGTGGCCGGGCGGGCCGACGCCTACCCGGCGCAGCTGTCCGGCGGGGAGCGGCAGCGGGTGGCGATCGCCCGGGCGCTGATCAACCGGCCGCCGCTGCTGCTGGCCGACGAGCCGACCGGTGCGGTCGACGCGGCCACCGGCGAGCAGGTGGCCGAACTGCTGCGGGAACTGAACCGGAACGGTCAGACGGTGCTGCTCGTGACCCACGACGCCGACCTGGCGAAGCGCTGCGCCACCCGTACGATCGAGGTCCGCGACGGCCGGGTGACCGCATGA
- a CDS encoding MarR family winged helix-turn-helix transcriptional regulator: protein MTEPEQTLFDLGPRSSLTPPVRAFRVSLVLAQRLRYLMDDRLRADGLTTQQAALLTAVRALDRPGLTEAAAALGTTHQNAAQLVAALERKGMLRAEPDPADRRRRRLTATEASERYWRGRDAGDEDAVAGWFATLTPEELTTFCALAEKVLAGLDR, encoded by the coding sequence ATGACGGAGCCGGAACAGACCCTCTTCGATCTGGGACCACGGTCGAGCCTCACCCCGCCGGTGCGCGCGTTCCGGGTCAGCCTCGTGCTCGCCCAGCGCCTGCGCTACCTGATGGACGACCGGCTGCGCGCCGACGGCCTCACCACCCAGCAGGCCGCGCTGCTCACCGCGGTCCGGGCGCTGGACCGGCCGGGGCTGACCGAGGCGGCCGCCGCCCTCGGCACCACCCATCAGAACGCGGCTCAGCTGGTCGCCGCCCTGGAGCGCAAGGGCATGCTGCGGGCCGAGCCGGATCCGGCCGACCGGCGACGCCGTCGACTGACCGCCACCGAGGCGAGCGAGCGGTATTGGCGGGGCCGCGACGCCGGCGACGAGGACGCGGTGGCCGGCTGGTTCGCGACGCTGACCCCGGAGGAGCTGACGACGTTCTGCGCGCTCGCGGAGAAGGTGCTTGCCGGACTCGACCGATGA
- a CDS encoding DUF4097 family beta strand repeat-containing protein, with amino-acid sequence MNKFDTTTAVTAVLNIPAGRIQVIAADRTDTTVEVRPTDPGKSRDVKAAEQTTVEFTDGVLRVTGPAATKQMFGPSGTVEVTLQVPSGSRIETTAGAAEFRGVGRLGDVTATGLHGTVKIDEAGSLAVDALGADITIGRLTGSAEISTQKGDITVAEATAGTVVLSAQMGNVTIAAAKGVSATLDAGTGYGRVNNTLLNTDGPAAALTIKATTSHGDITARSL; translated from the coding sequence ATGAACAAGTTCGACACCACCACCGCCGTCACCGCCGTCCTGAACATCCCCGCCGGCCGCATCCAGGTGATCGCCGCCGACCGCACGGACACCACCGTCGAGGTCCGCCCGACCGACCCCGGCAAGAGCCGCGACGTGAAGGCCGCCGAGCAGACCACCGTCGAGTTCACCGACGGCGTGCTGCGGGTCACCGGCCCCGCCGCGACGAAGCAGATGTTCGGCCCGTCCGGCACCGTCGAGGTCACCCTCCAGGTGCCGTCCGGGTCCCGCATCGAGACGACCGCCGGCGCTGCCGAGTTCCGCGGTGTCGGCCGGCTCGGCGACGTCACCGCCACCGGCCTGCACGGCACCGTCAAGATCGACGAGGCGGGCAGCCTGGCGGTCGACGCCCTCGGCGCCGACATCACCATCGGACGGCTCACCGGCTCCGCCGAGATCAGCACCCAGAAGGGCGACATCACCGTCGCCGAGGCCACCGCCGGCACGGTCGTGCTGAGCGCACAGATGGGCAACGTGACCATCGCCGCCGCCAAGGGTGTCTCGGCCACCCTCGACGCCGGCACCGGCTACGGCCGCGTCAACAACACCCTGCTCAACACCGACGGCCCCGCGGCCGCACTCACCATCAAGGCCACCACCTCCCACGGCGACATCACCGCCCGCAGCCTCTGA
- a CDS encoding alpha/beta fold hydrolase: MTTGMIEVDDTALAFTDTGGPGTPVVYLNGQFATQGYWRRTIADLGPGFRHITYDERGRGRKSRTSADYSFETVVRDIDVVLADRGVDRALLVGWSFGAYAAAYWASRNPKRTIGAVLVDGAMPYDWLDEVTEERIRTLFRRLRWVSPVLRPFGLMPRLTADQQADSNIELGRIGAESELCPVLDAITVPTRYVIASGASFGSQGDEQERIRANLDKVTAANPNITIHAKVPSNHGAILRKDHTTIAAAVREITTLNRA, from the coding sequence ATGACCACCGGAATGATCGAAGTCGACGACACCGCACTCGCCTTCACCGACACGGGCGGCCCCGGAACTCCGGTGGTCTACCTCAACGGACAGTTCGCCACCCAGGGCTACTGGCGGCGCACCATCGCCGACCTGGGCCCCGGCTTCCGGCACATCACCTACGACGAACGCGGTCGCGGCCGAAAGTCGAGAACGTCCGCCGACTACTCCTTCGAGACTGTGGTCCGCGACATCGACGTGGTCCTCGCCGACCGGGGCGTCGACCGGGCCCTACTGGTCGGCTGGTCCTTCGGGGCGTACGCCGCCGCCTACTGGGCCAGCCGCAACCCGAAGCGCACCATCGGCGCGGTCCTGGTCGACGGCGCCATGCCCTACGACTGGCTCGACGAGGTCACCGAGGAGCGGATCCGGACCCTGTTCCGCCGGCTCCGCTGGGTCAGCCCGGTCCTGCGCCCGTTCGGCCTCATGCCCCGCCTGACCGCCGACCAGCAGGCCGACAGCAACATCGAACTCGGCCGCATCGGCGCCGAGAGCGAGCTGTGCCCGGTGCTCGACGCCATCACCGTCCCGACCCGCTACGTGATCGCCTCCGGGGCCTCGTTCGGCAGCCAAGGTGACGAGCAGGAACGCATCCGCGCCAACCTCGACAAGGTCACCGCCGCCAACCCGAACATCACCATCCACGCGAAGGTCCCCAGCAACCACGGCGCCATCCTCCGCAAGGACCACACCACGATCGCCGCCGCCGTCCGCGAGATCACCACCCTCAACCGCGCCTGA
- a CDS encoding acyl-CoA dehydrogenase family protein yields the protein MDFELSGAARELAGMTRDLCESGRPLWPALAEAGVLSAVLPKEAGGEGYGLPEQCAILIELGRHAVDVPHLEEIVGAARVIGTAAHQLGVVERALEMTTEYARTRVQFGRPIGAFQAVSQRLADAWIDVEALRLALWQAVCRPEPAEVATAGFWAAEAGHRVLHTAVHVHGGVGLDMEYPLHRYFLAAEANEFSLGGATAQLVTLAEEMLP from the coding sequence ATGGACTTCGAGTTGAGCGGCGCGGCGCGGGAACTGGCCGGGATGACCCGGGACCTGTGCGAGTCCGGCCGTCCGCTGTGGCCGGCCCTGGCCGAGGCCGGGGTGCTGTCGGCGGTACTGCCGAAAGAGGCCGGCGGTGAGGGTTACGGGCTGCCCGAGCAGTGCGCCATCCTCATCGAGCTGGGGCGGCACGCGGTCGACGTCCCCCACCTGGAGGAGATCGTGGGGGCCGCTCGGGTCATCGGGACTGCCGCCCACCAGCTCGGGGTGGTCGAGCGGGCACTCGAGATGACCACCGAGTACGCCCGCACCCGCGTCCAGTTCGGCCGCCCGATCGGCGCGTTCCAGGCGGTGTCGCAGCGGCTCGCCGACGCGTGGATCGACGTGGAGGCGTTACGGCTGGCCCTGTGGCAGGCGGTGTGCCGTCCGGAACCCGCCGAGGTGGCGACCGCCGGATTCTGGGCCGCCGAGGCCGGGCACCGGGTGCTGCACACGGCGGTCCACGTGCACGGCGGCGTCGGCCTCGACATGGAGTATCCGCTGCACCGCTACTTCCTGGCCGCCGAGGCGAACGAGTTCTCGCTCGGCGGCGCCACCGCACAGCTCGTGACGCTCGCCGAGGAGATGCTGCCGTGA
- a CDS encoding TIGR03619 family F420-dependent LLM class oxidoreductase, with product MKFTLGIALSPLDQLTDLARAAEECGFDSIALPDSLFYSEQVSAAYPYTPDGGRFWDSHTPWPDPMVAAGAMGAVTSRIRFYTQVLKLDPRNPLLLARQIGTVAALTGDRFGLGVGLGWSPEESLWCGAPFRDRGARADEAIEVLRLILGGGMVEYEGKHFSFGKLQMSPAPREPVPVYIGGHSEPALRRAARVGDGWSSAMMRFDELRDTIGRLHRLRESFGRADTPFEIQAVCIDRHGLDGFRQQAEIGVTDAIVMPWRRLDAPIQEKRDALRRFADRFIEPLKSTAAG from the coding sequence GTGAAGTTCACGCTGGGAATCGCGCTGAGCCCGCTCGACCAGTTGACCGACCTGGCCCGGGCCGCCGAGGAGTGCGGGTTCGACTCGATCGCGCTGCCGGACTCGCTGTTCTACTCCGAACAGGTGTCGGCGGCGTACCCGTACACCCCCGACGGCGGCCGCTTCTGGGACTCGCACACCCCGTGGCCGGACCCGATGGTCGCGGCCGGGGCGATGGGCGCGGTGACCAGCCGCATCCGCTTCTACACCCAGGTGCTCAAACTCGATCCGCGCAACCCGCTGCTGCTGGCCCGCCAGATCGGTACGGTCGCGGCGCTCACCGGCGACCGCTTCGGCCTCGGGGTGGGACTCGGCTGGTCGCCGGAGGAGTCACTGTGGTGCGGGGCGCCGTTCCGCGACCGGGGCGCCCGCGCCGACGAGGCGATCGAGGTGCTGCGGCTGATCCTCGGCGGCGGCATGGTCGAGTACGAGGGAAAGCACTTCTCGTTCGGCAAACTCCAGATGAGCCCGGCGCCCCGCGAGCCGGTCCCGGTCTACATCGGCGGGCACTCCGAGCCGGCGCTGCGCCGCGCCGCCCGGGTCGGTGACGGCTGGTCGTCGGCGATGATGCGCTTCGACGAACTGCGGGACACGATCGGCCGCCTGCACCGGCTGCGCGAATCGTTCGGCCGCGCCGACACCCCGTTCGAGATCCAGGCCGTCTGCATCGACCGGCACGGCCTCGACGGCTTCCGGCAGCAGGCGGAGATCGGCGTGACCGACGCGATCGTCATGCCGTGGCGCCGCCTCGACGCGCCCATCCAGGAGAAACGCGACGCCCTGCGCCGCTTCGCCGACAGGTTCATCGAGCCCCTGAAATCCACCGCCGCCGGCTGA
- a CDS encoding acyl-CoA dehydrogenase family protein, translated as MHVGYTPEQEKLRASLREYFAGLPAGASYREVVRRLGRDGWLAVEGRSRIDQLIFADEAALAGVQVPFLTLYTVGPTIARHGTGQQKAELLPGIEAGEIHFSIGYSEPDAGTDLAALRTRAVRDGDHYVINGQKMWTSLIEDADYVWLACRTDPQAPRHKGLSILIVPTGSPGFSWTPVRTVAGPSTSATYYDDVRVPVSALVGEENQGWRLITDQLNHERVALTSAAPLQRALREVREWAQESGAIRHEWVRLHLARVHARTEALKLFNWRACVAEGTPAATRASAGKVYGTELAIEAYRLLMEIIGPAATIRAGEPGAVLAGRIEAMYRSSLILTFGGGTNEVQRDIIAAGALGLPVRR; from the coding sequence ATGCACGTCGGATACACGCCGGAGCAGGAGAAGCTGCGGGCGTCGCTACGGGAGTACTTCGCCGGGCTCCCGGCCGGCGCCTCGTACCGGGAGGTGGTCCGGCGGCTGGGCCGCGACGGCTGGCTCGCCGTCGAAGGCCGCTCCCGGATCGACCAGCTGATCTTCGCCGACGAGGCGGCGCTGGCCGGGGTGCAGGTGCCGTTCCTGACCCTCTACACGGTCGGGCCGACCATCGCCCGGCACGGCACCGGCCAGCAGAAGGCCGAGCTGCTGCCCGGGATCGAGGCAGGCGAGATCCACTTCTCGATCGGGTATTCGGAACCGGACGCCGGCACCGACCTCGCGGCGCTGCGCACCCGGGCGGTCCGGGACGGCGACCACTACGTGATCAACGGGCAGAAGATGTGGACCAGCCTCATCGAGGACGCCGACTACGTGTGGCTCGCCTGCCGGACCGACCCGCAGGCGCCCCGCCACAAGGGGCTGTCCATCCTCATCGTGCCGACCGGCTCCCCCGGCTTCTCCTGGACACCGGTGCGGACCGTGGCCGGGCCGTCCACCAGCGCCACCTACTACGACGACGTACGCGTACCGGTCTCCGCCCTGGTCGGCGAGGAGAACCAGGGATGGCGGCTGATCACCGACCAGCTCAACCACGAGCGGGTGGCGCTCACCTCGGCCGCTCCCCTGCAACGGGCGCTGCGCGAGGTCCGGGAGTGGGCGCAGGAGTCCGGGGCGATCCGGCACGAATGGGTCCGGCTGCACCTGGCGCGGGTGCACGCCCGTACCGAAGCCTTGAAGCTCTTCAACTGGCGGGCCTGCGTCGCCGAGGGCACCCCGGCCGCGACCCGGGCGTCCGCCGGGAAGGTGTACGGCACGGAGCTGGCGATCGAGGCGTACCGGCTGCTCATGGAGATCATCGGACCGGCCGCCACGATCCGCGCCGGAGAACCCGGTGCGGTGCTGGCCGGGCGGATCGAGGCCATGTACCGGTCGTCGCTGATCCTCACCTTCGGCGGCGGGACCAACGAGGTGCAGCGCGACATCATCGCGGCGGGCGCCCTGGGCCTGCCGGTCCGGCGTTGA
- a CDS encoding sensor histidine kinase, whose translation MREKWLDGILVAVLTVAAIVLTGDRPDGPAPLHFDVPGGGVFPTPEPETPPILNLLITAPLLFRRRWPVACFAIQFVSLLGIDIEGNLANLSAVLIGAYAVALHGRSVALSMSVLLAAGVVTATTRDDTWPRVPGWAGVFVILAPIGLLGLAIRAARSRALASEQRAEALEREQRTATRLAVAEERARIARELHDVVSHHVSVMTIQAGAAGKVLDHDPELARGALTAIENGGRETMAELRHLLGVLNPDAGLLEPQPGLESLESLVDGVRNAGQPVTLTCTVGALPHGLGLTAYRVVQEALTNAMRHAPGADTTVTVSGADGTLLVEIVNEPAAHPGEPGAGTGLLGLAERLRVYDGVLETGRRPGGGFRVAARVPFVQSVPS comes from the coding sequence GTGCGGGAGAAATGGCTCGACGGGATCCTGGTCGCGGTGCTCACCGTCGCCGCGATCGTGCTCACCGGCGACCGGCCGGACGGGCCCGCCCCGCTGCACTTCGACGTGCCCGGCGGCGGGGTCTTCCCGACCCCCGAGCCGGAGACGCCGCCGATCCTCAACCTGTTGATCACGGCTCCGCTGCTGTTCCGGCGGCGCTGGCCGGTCGCCTGCTTCGCGATCCAGTTCGTGTCCCTGCTCGGCATCGACATCGAGGGCAACCTGGCCAACCTGTCGGCGGTGCTGATCGGGGCGTACGCGGTGGCCCTGCACGGCCGTTCGGTCGCGCTGTCGATGAGCGTGCTGCTGGCCGCCGGCGTGGTCACCGCCACCACCAGGGACGACACCTGGCCGCGGGTGCCCGGCTGGGCCGGTGTCTTCGTCATCCTGGCGCCGATCGGCCTGCTCGGCCTGGCCATCCGCGCCGCCCGCAGCCGCGCCCTCGCCTCCGAGCAGCGCGCCGAGGCCCTGGAACGCGAACAGCGCACCGCCACCCGGCTCGCCGTCGCCGAGGAACGCGCCCGCATCGCCCGCGAACTGCACGACGTGGTGAGCCACCACGTCAGCGTCATGACCATCCAGGCCGGCGCGGCCGGGAAGGTCCTCGACCATGATCCGGAACTGGCCCGGGGCGCGCTCACCGCCATCGAGAACGGCGGCCGGGAGACCATGGCCGAGCTGCGGCACCTGCTCGGCGTACTCAATCCGGACGCCGGCCTCCTGGAACCACAACCCGGCCTGGAGTCGCTGGAGAGCCTGGTCGACGGGGTGCGCAACGCCGGGCAGCCGGTCACCCTCACCTGTACGGTCGGCGCCCTCCCGCACGGGCTCGGCCTCACCGCCTACCGGGTCGTGCAGGAGGCCCTGACCAACGCGATGCGCCACGCCCCCGGCGCGGACACCACCGTCACGGTCTCCGGCGCGGACGGCACCCTGCTCGTCGAGATCGTCAACGAGCCGGCCGCACACCCCGGCGAGCCCGGCGCCGGCACCGGGCTGCTCGGCCTGGCCGAACGGCTCCGCGTCTACGACGGCGTCCTGGAGACCGGCCGGCGCCCGGGCGGCGGCTTCCGGGTGGCGGCCCGTGTCCCGTTCGTGCAGAGTGTGCCGTCATGA
- a CDS encoding GbsR/MarR family transcriptional regulator: MPGGRLTQQERQQIALGLADSLAYAEIARRLDRPTSTITREVMRNGGPTGYRADLAHRATERRAHRRAATPPRPGAPAPADGRDAVAIREFEETLTTLLMHQGLPKMMARVLTCLFITDAGSLTASELVQHLQVSPASVSKAVAFLEHQRLIRRTKDDRRRERYYVDSGVWYQSTVENARGVLRMAETARQGVAVLGTGTPAGARLENIARYSEFISESMLRAAEQAREVLYTRPEEPPPGVTSPVS; encoded by the coding sequence GTGCCGGGCGGCAGACTCACACAACAGGAACGTCAGCAGATCGCGCTCGGGCTGGCCGACAGCCTCGCCTATGCGGAGATCGCCCGGCGTCTGGACCGGCCCACCTCGACCATCACGCGCGAGGTGATGCGCAACGGCGGCCCTACCGGCTACCGCGCCGACCTGGCCCACCGGGCCACCGAGCGCCGCGCCCATCGCCGGGCGGCCACACCCCCGCGGCCGGGTGCTCCGGCGCCGGCCGACGGGCGTGACGCCGTGGCGATCCGGGAGTTCGAGGAGACGCTCACCACCCTGCTCATGCACCAGGGCCTGCCCAAGATGATGGCCCGTGTGCTGACCTGCCTGTTCATCACCGACGCCGGCAGTCTCACCGCGTCCGAACTGGTCCAGCACCTCCAGGTCAGCCCGGCCTCGGTGTCCAAGGCCGTGGCGTTCCTGGAGCATCAGCGCCTGATCCGCCGGACGAAGGACGACCGGCGCCGCGAGCGCTACTACGTCGACAGCGGGGTGTGGTACCAGTCGACCGTCGAGAACGCCCGCGGCGTGCTCCGGATGGCCGAGACCGCGCGGCAGGGCGTCGCCGTCCTCGGCACGGGCACCCCGGCGGGCGCCCGGCTGGAGAACATCGCCAGGTACAGCGAGTTCATCAGCGAGAGCATGCTCCGCGCCGCCGAACAGGCCCGCGAGGTCCTCTACACGCGGCCCGAGGAACCGCCACCCGGGGTCACCAGCCCGGTCTCGTAG
- a CDS encoding ABC transporter permease, giving the protein MRAVLAAAIKSARRRRLQSLVVFVVVLLSAATTLLAAALLIASGAPFDRAFTRQNGAHLNAVFAPSASAFDDPAVTAKAGPYPIVEATLSKGRQQRPPGLVAGRSEQSPAVDRLELTAGRWLTGTGQVVLSPITAGTTWRVGDRVTVRDVDLEVVGIASSVTATAAAWVWPGQTDVLGGAEQQVLYRLGDPSATLDLPGMTGSTRYELVKLQVEGRLKPMVPFVVAFAVLGLVMSTLIVVNVVAGAVVAGYRVIGVRKALGFTPGQIVAAYAGQILLVAVPAAVLGTVAGRLLSVPLLASANTAYSVIAAPSVPWWTDVLVLLGLTLLAGLAAAGPALRAGRLSATRAITVGRAPRGGHGFRIRRALAALPLPRPITFGLASPFARPARTAVTMVAILLGVTTVVFAAGLSKSLTELAAAGNRVEQVPILVAAGMHGPEPTADPEKIRTIIEAQPETAAVTAARETEARVPGSGLPLRIRAYQGDASWTGYPLLSGRWYANPGEAVAGARLLSSFGVRVGDELTVTTPGGRTTVRIVGEVFSNGSTAVMIMDAAGLSGSLALRGFEVGVTPGTDLHSYAATLNAAFGETAHAEISAETQENEIVTAMLALIATLTLLLTAVAGLGVLNTVVLETRERVHEIGVLKTLGMTPGQVRLMVISSMLLIGAAGGALAVPLGRLLHSWSLPIMGDAAGLTLPPAVLAVYRPAELVALAAAGMLLAAIGALVPAGWAARSRASTALRAE; this is encoded by the coding sequence ATGAGAGCCGTGCTCGCCGCAGCAATTAAGAGCGCCCGCCGGCGGCGCTTGCAGAGTCTCGTGGTGTTCGTCGTCGTCCTGCTGTCCGCGGCGACCACGCTGCTGGCCGCCGCCCTGCTGATCGCCTCGGGCGCGCCGTTCGACCGGGCGTTCACCCGGCAGAACGGCGCCCATCTCAACGCCGTCTTCGCACCGTCGGCGTCCGCGTTCGACGATCCCGCCGTGACCGCGAAGGCCGGGCCGTACCCGATCGTCGAGGCCACCCTGTCGAAGGGCCGTCAGCAGCGGCCGCCCGGCCTGGTCGCCGGCCGCTCCGAGCAGAGCCCGGCGGTGGACCGGCTGGAACTGACCGCCGGGCGCTGGCTCACCGGGACCGGCCAGGTCGTCCTCTCCCCGATCACCGCCGGCACCACCTGGCGGGTCGGCGACCGGGTGACGGTCCGCGACGTCGACCTCGAGGTGGTCGGTATCGCCTCCTCGGTGACCGCGACCGCGGCCGCCTGGGTGTGGCCCGGGCAGACCGATGTGCTCGGTGGCGCCGAGCAGCAGGTGCTGTACCGGCTCGGCGACCCGTCGGCGACCCTGGACCTGCCCGGGATGACCGGCTCGACCCGCTACGAACTGGTCAAGTTGCAGGTGGAGGGCCGGCTCAAGCCGATGGTGCCGTTCGTGGTGGCGTTCGCCGTGCTCGGGCTGGTGATGTCCACGCTGATCGTGGTGAACGTGGTGGCCGGCGCGGTGGTCGCCGGGTACCGGGTGATCGGCGTCCGCAAGGCGCTCGGTTTCACGCCCGGGCAGATCGTCGCCGCGTACGCCGGGCAGATCCTGCTGGTGGCCGTCCCCGCCGCGGTGCTCGGCACGGTCGCCGGGCGGCTGCTGTCCGTCCCGCTGCTGGCCAGTGCGAACACCGCGTACTCGGTGATCGCCGCGCCGAGCGTCCCGTGGTGGACCGACGTGCTGGTGCTGCTCGGGCTGACGCTGCTGGCCGGGCTGGCCGCGGCCGGGCCCGCGCTGCGCGCCGGACGGCTCTCCGCGACCCGGGCGATCACGGTGGGCCGGGCCCCACGCGGCGGCCACGGCTTCCGGATCCGCCGGGCACTGGCCGCCCTACCTCTCCCGCGGCCGATCACTTTCGGACTGGCGAGCCCGTTCGCGCGCCCGGCCCGCACCGCCGTGACGATGGTGGCGATCCTGCTCGGCGTCACCACCGTGGTGTTCGCGGCCGGGCTGTCGAAGTCGCTCACCGAACTGGCCGCCGCCGGCAACCGGGTCGAACAGGTGCCGATCCTGGTCGCCGCCGGCATGCACGGCCCGGAGCCGACCGCCGACCCGGAGAAGATCCGGACCATCATCGAGGCGCAGCCGGAGACCGCCGCCGTGACGGCGGCCCGTGAGACCGAGGCCCGGGTGCCGGGTTCCGGCCTGCCGCTGCGCATCCGCGCCTACCAGGGCGACGCGTCCTGGACCGGATATCCGCTGCTCAGCGGCCGCTGGTATGCGAACCCCGGCGAGGCGGTGGCCGGCGCGCGCCTGCTGAGCAGCTTCGGCGTACGGGTCGGCGACGAACTCACCGTCACCACCCCGGGCGGCCGCACGACGGTGCGCATCGTCGGCGAGGTGTTCAGCAACGGCTCCACCGCCGTCATGATCATGGATGCGGCCGGGCTCAGCGGCTCGCTCGCATTGCGCGGTTTCGAGGTGGGCGTCACACCCGGCACGGACCTGCACTCCTACGCCGCGACCCTGAACGCCGCCTTCGGCGAGACCGCGCACGCCGAGATCAGCGCGGAAACCCAGGAGAACGAGATCGTCACCGCGATGCTGGCGCTGATCGCCACACTCACCCTGCTGCTCACCGCGGTCGCCGGGCTCGGTGTGCTGAACACGGTCGTCCTGGAGACCCGGGAACGCGTCCACGAGATCGGCGTCCTCAAGACCCTCGGCATGACGCCGGGCCAGGTGCGGCTCATGGTGATCAGCTCGATGCTGCTGATCGGTGCGGCCGGGGGCGCGCTGGCCGTACCGCTCGGTCGCCTCCTGCACTCCTGGAGCCTGCCGATCATGGGCGATGCGGCCGGGCTCACCCTGCCGCCCGCGGTCCTGGCCGTCTATCGCCCGGCCGAACTGGTCGCCCTGGCCGCCGCGGGCATGCTGCTGGCCGCGATCGGCGCGCTGGTCCCGGCCGGTTGGGCGGCCCGCTCACGTGCGTCCACTGCGCTCCGCGCCGAATAA
- a CDS encoding ferredoxin produces the protein MISYWNPVPEARRIVAALDRDPFEGDWSQRNPRNVPGPFYTGETDIMQMGRNDAPRHICNDDAIDSTTGFEFVFRQPMTPAEVADLVSAAQIELNSGYALDGDDHWTPEAVRDWWAGRAGLRRWAIDLAVAWAANSHPEYHRHYHDAAQGLRDLVAFLDDGMESYLRGYLFWLRERREPAPTDRIPAL, from the coding sequence ATGATCAGCTACTGGAATCCGGTGCCGGAGGCACGGCGGATCGTCGCCGCTCTGGACCGTGACCCGTTCGAGGGTGACTGGTCGCAGCGGAATCCACGCAATGTGCCTGGCCCCTTCTACACGGGCGAGACCGACATCATGCAGATGGGCCGCAATGACGCGCCACGGCACATCTGCAACGACGACGCGATCGACTCGACGACCGGTTTCGAGTTCGTCTTCCGGCAGCCGATGACTCCGGCTGAGGTGGCCGACCTGGTGAGCGCCGCCCAGATCGAGCTGAATAGCGGCTACGCCCTCGACGGCGACGACCATTGGACCCCGGAGGCGGTCCGTGACTGGTGGGCGGGCCGCGCCGGCCTGCGCCGCTGGGCCATTGATCTGGCCGTGGCCTGGGCCGCGAACTCCCACCCGGAGTACCACCGCCACTACCACGACGCCGCACAAGGCCTCCGTGACCTGGTCGCCTTCCTCGACGACGGCATGGAGTCCTACCTGCGCGGCTACCTGTTCTGGCTGCGGGAACGCCGCGAGCCCGCCCCCACCGACCGAATCCCCGCCCTGTGA